Proteins from a genomic interval of Clostridium scatologenes:
- the acpS gene encoding holo-ACP synthase, with translation MILGVGIDIVEIRRIKEAMEKHANFIDRLFSKNEIEYFKVRNLRPEFVAGRFAAKEAVVKAMGTGFNGFEIKDIEIDRTASGKPIVVLRGKAKMIAQKCGNYKIHVSISHSLDNAIAYATMEVDKFENCNVRNNEDDR, from the coding sequence TTGATTTTAGGTGTTGGTATAGACATAGTTGAGATAAGAAGAATTAAGGAAGCCATGGAGAAACATGCAAATTTTATAGATAGGTTATTTAGTAAGAATGAGATAGAATATTTTAAGGTGAGAAATTTGAGACCTGAATTTGTTGCTGGAAGGTTTGCTGCAAAAGAAGCTGTAGTTAAAGCTATGGGTACTGGTTTTAATGGATTTGAAATTAAAGACATTGAAATAGATAGAACAGCTTCTGGAAAGCCTATAGTTGTATTAAGAGGTAAAGCAAAAATGATAGCACAAAAATGTGGTAATTATAAAATTCATGTAAGTATATCCCACAGCTTAGATAATGCCATAGCTTATGCTACAATGGAGGTAGATAAATTTGAAAATTGCAACGTCAGAAATAATGAGGATGATAGATAG
- a CDS encoding CopG family ribbon-helix-helix protein produces MSNSKRLVVNLSETLYNELNKVLQEDCKKSSEFIREAIILYIKEKKRSNISAMEKGYKEMAQLNLEFAEMGFANDMKDFKEYEAKLSESDLADDNNSKKRRYILC; encoded by the coding sequence ATGTCAAATTCAAAGAGATTAGTGGTAAACCTCTCAGAAACACTTTATAATGAATTGAATAAAGTACTTCAAGAAGATTGCAAAAAAAGCAGTGAATTTATTCGAGAAGCTATCATATTATATATTAAAGAGAAAAAGAGATCAAATATATCAGCAATGGAAAAAGGTTATAAGGAGATGGCACAACTTAATCTAGAATTTGCAGAAATGGGCTTTGCAAATGACATGAAAGATTTTAAAGAATATGAAGCAAAGCTTTCGGAGAGTGATTTAGCTGATGACAACAATAGTAAAAAGAGGAGATATATTTTATGCTGA
- a CDS encoding ribonuclease Z gives MVDICLLGCGGNVPTPNRNLTSLLISYKGEKILIDCGEGTQVSMKILGWGFKDISVICFTHYHADHVIGLPGLLLTIANSGRKEPLYIVGPEGLSTVIKGLTVVSPVLPYYVDLIELPTNDENYFEDKIIQIGNMELYAQPVYHTMPCLAYSVNVNRSKKFNVEKAKFNNVPLSLWNSLQKGECIKKDGKVYTPDMVLGEERRGLKLSYCTDTRPTKELVSFVKKSDLFVCEGMYGDDEKLSKALENRHMLFSEAALIAREAEVKELWLTHFSPSLTNPEEYILNTKDIFENTFLGEDRKISTLNFD, from the coding sequence ATGGTTGATATTTGTTTACTTGGGTGTGGTGGCAATGTGCCTACACCTAATAGAAATCTAACTTCACTCTTAATATCCTATAAAGGTGAAAAAATTTTAATAGATTGTGGAGAAGGAACTCAAGTGTCTATGAAAATTTTAGGTTGGGGATTTAAAGATATAAGTGTAATTTGTTTTACTCATTATCATGCTGATCATGTAATTGGACTTCCTGGACTTTTACTTACTATAGCAAATTCTGGACGTAAAGAACCTTTATACATAGTTGGTCCAGAAGGATTGAGTACAGTGATAAAAGGACTTACAGTAGTATCTCCGGTACTTCCTTATTATGTAGATTTAATAGAACTTCCAACTAATGACGAAAATTATTTTGAAGATAAAATAATTCAAATTGGCAATATGGAATTATATGCACAACCTGTATATCATACTATGCCTTGTCTTGCTTACAGCGTAAATGTAAATAGAAGTAAAAAATTTAATGTTGAAAAAGCAAAGTTTAATAATGTACCTCTAAGTTTATGGAATTCACTTCAAAAGGGAGAATGTATAAAAAAAGATGGAAAAGTATATACACCAGATATGGTATTAGGTGAGGAGAGAAGAGGATTAAAATTAAGCTATTGCACAGATACAAGACCTACAAAAGAACTTGTTTCATTTGTAAAAAAATCAGATTTATTTGTATGTGAAGGGATGTATGGAGACGATGAAAAACTTTCAAAAGCATTGGAAAATAGACATATGCTTTTTTCGGAAGCTGCTTTAATTGCAAGAGAAGCTGAAGTAAAAGAATTGTGGCTTACTCATTTTAGTCCATCACTTACAAATCCTGAGGAGTATATTTTAAATACAAAGGATATATTCGAAAATACTTTCTTAGGAGAAGATAGAAAAATATCAACTTTAAATTTTGATTAG
- a CDS encoding transketolase family protein — protein sequence MSNKIATREAYGKALAKIGQENENIVVLDADLSKSTKTAEFKKVCPERFINMGIAEGNMMAVAAGMSTCGKIPFVSSFAMFAAGRAFEQIRNSICYPKLNVKICATHAGITVGEDGASHQSVEDVSLMRSIPNMTVICPSDAVETEAVIKAVSELKGPCYVRLGRSGVPVINDRPDYKFELGKAVTLREGKEATIIATGIMVDAALEAYNTLSEEGIKVKIVNIHTIKPIDKDAIINSARETGVVITAEEHSIIGGLGSAVCEVLSENLPTPVVRVGIKDTFGESGKPVELLKAYGLTSDDIVKAVKKGLSLK from the coding sequence ATGTCCAATAAAATAGCAACAAGAGAAGCTTATGGAAAAGCTTTAGCAAAAATAGGTCAGGAAAATGAAAATATAGTTGTACTTGATGCAGATTTATCAAAATCAACTAAAACTGCAGAATTTAAAAAAGTTTGTCCTGAAAGATTCATAAACATGGGAATTGCAGAAGGTAACATGATGGCAGTAGCAGCGGGAATGTCAACTTGTGGGAAAATACCTTTTGTAAGTAGTTTTGCTATGTTTGCAGCAGGAAGAGCTTTTGAACAAATAAGAAACTCTATATGCTATCCAAAATTAAATGTAAAAATATGTGCAACTCATGCAGGAATAACAGTTGGAGAAGATGGAGCATCTCACCAATCTGTGGAAGATGTTTCATTAATGAGAAGTATACCTAATATGACAGTGATATGCCCAAGTGATGCAGTAGAAACAGAAGCTGTAATTAAAGCTGTTAGTGAACTTAAAGGACCTTGCTATGTTAGACTTGGGAGATCAGGGGTTCCAGTTATAAACGATAGACCTGATTATAAATTTGAATTGGGTAAAGCTGTAACCTTGAGAGAAGGAAAAGAAGCAACTATAATTGCTACAGGTATAATGGTTGATGCAGCACTAGAAGCATACAATACTCTTTCAGAAGAAGGAATAAAGGTTAAAATTGTAAACATACATACAATAAAACCTATAGATAAAGATGCTATAATAAATTCAGCAAGAGAAACAGGAGTTGTAATAACTGCTGAAGAGCACAGCATAATAGGTGGATTAGGTTCTGCTGTATGCGAAGTGCTAAGTGAAAATCTTCCTACTCCAGTAGTAAGAGTAGGAATAAAAGATACTTTTGGAGAAAGTGGAAAGCCTGTAGAGCTTTTAAAAGCTTATGGATTAACTTCTGATGATATAGTAAAAGCAGTTAAAAAAGGATTAAGCTTGAAATAA
- a CDS encoding YihY/virulence factor BrkB family protein gives MRQQVIKDIKNLMFRFNEDDVLALSSQLAYSLIFAFFPFLIFLMTVLGYSSIDSQDVLAGLNRIIPRSALELIKNTVIEVVDYKNPHLMSFSLIFTIWSASSGFNAVIKGLNKAYDELEHRSFLKVQFTAILCTIGLVIAIFAMIFLLVFGQIIGNSMAFNLGLSEEFKVFWHVIRYIIIIILTVVVLAALYHYTPCRRLTWKEVSYGAVFATIGLILVSIGFAFYVNNFGNYSKIYGSIGAVIILLTWLFLVSITVVMGGELNATLAFDREAKKKIAKNIY, from the coding sequence ATGAGGCAACAAGTGATTAAAGATATTAAAAATTTAATGTTTAGATTTAATGAAGATGATGTATTGGCATTATCTTCTCAACTTGCATACAGTTTGATATTTGCCTTTTTTCCATTTTTAATATTTCTCATGACTGTTCTAGGATATAGTTCTATTGATAGCCAAGATGTTTTAGCGGGATTAAACAGGATTATTCCACGAAGTGCTTTGGAGTTAATTAAGAATACTGTAATAGAAGTGGTAGATTATAAAAATCCTCATTTGATGTCCTTTAGTTTAATTTTTACAATATGGTCAGCTTCAAGTGGTTTTAATGCTGTTATTAAAGGATTGAATAAAGCCTATGATGAGTTGGAACATAGAAGCTTCTTAAAAGTTCAATTCACTGCTATATTGTGTACTATAGGATTAGTAATTGCAATATTTGCTATGATTTTTTTATTAGTTTTTGGTCAAATAATTGGAAATTCAATGGCATTCAATTTAGGACTTTCAGAAGAATTTAAAGTCTTTTGGCATGTAATAAGATATATTATTATTATTATACTAACTGTTGTTGTTTTAGCAGCGTTATATCATTATACTCCATGTAGAAGACTTACGTGGAAAGAAGTAAGTTATGGTGCAGTATTTGCTACAATTGGACTGATATTAGTATCAATTGGTTTTGCCTTTTATGTCAATAATTTTGGTAATTATTCTAAGATATATGGAAGTATTGGTGCTGTAATAATATTATTAACTTGGTTATTTCTTGTATCAATTACTGTGGTCATGGGAGGTGAACTAAATGCAACGTTAGCTTTCGATAGAGAGGCAAAGAAAAAAATTGCTAAAAATATTTATTAG
- a CDS encoding type II toxin-antitoxin system PemK/MazF family toxin, whose product MTTIVKRGDIFYADLSPVVGSEQGGIRPVIIIQNDVGNKYSPTVIVAAITSQINKAKLPTHVEISSEAYGLNKDSVVLLEQIRTLDKRRLKEKIGHMTDIDMKKVDDALLVSVGL is encoded by the coding sequence ATGACAACAATAGTAAAAAGAGGAGATATATTTTATGCTGATTTAAGCCCTGTAGTGGGGTCAGAACAAGGAGGAATAAGACCAGTAATCATTATTCAAAATGATGTTGGTAATAAATACAGTCCTACGGTAATAGTAGCAGCAATTACTTCCCAGATAAATAAGGCAAAACTTCCAACTCATGTGGAAATTTCATCAGAAGCCTATGGACTTAATAAAGATTCGGTAGTATTGCTTGAACAGATAAGAACTTTAGATAAAAGAAGATTGAAAGAAAAAATAGGTCATATGACAGATATAGATATGAAAAAAGTAGATGATGCACTTTTAGTAAGTGTGGGCTTGTAA
- the ftsE gene encoding cell division ATP-binding protein FtsE, with protein MIQFNNVSKVYNNNIFALSNVNVNIEKGEFVFLVGPSGAGKSTFIKILLKEVDVTNGSIIVNNTDITNLKRKSIPYYRRKIGVVFQDFRLIPTLNVYENVAFAMRVVEAPLKEIRKKVPVVLSLVGLANKYKAFPHELSGGEQQRISLARAIVNSPSILIADEPTGNLDPETSMDIMETLNDISRAGTTVVMATHAKDIVDNMRKRVIAIEKGVIVRDEKRGAYGYED; from the coding sequence ATGATACAGTTTAATAATGTAAGCAAAGTTTATAATAATAATATATTTGCCTTATCTAATGTGAATGTAAATATAGAAAAAGGAGAATTCGTATTTTTAGTAGGGCCAAGTGGAGCAGGAAAATCTACTTTTATAAAAATTTTGCTAAAAGAGGTTGACGTAACTAATGGAAGCATAATAGTAAATAATACAGATATAACAAATTTAAAGAGAAAATCAATACCATATTATAGAAGAAAAATAGGAGTTGTTTTTCAAGACTTTAGATTAATTCCTACATTAAATGTTTATGAAAATGTAGCATTTGCAATGAGGGTAGTAGAAGCACCTTTAAAAGAGATAAGAAAAAAAGTACCAGTGGTTTTATCTCTTGTTGGACTAGCTAATAAGTATAAAGCTTTTCCACATGAATTATCAGGAGGAGAACAACAAAGAATATCATTAGCAAGAGCTATAGTAAATAGTCCATCAATATTAATTGCTGATGAACCTACAGGAAATTTGGATCCCGAAACTTCAATGGATATTATGGAAACTTTAAATGATATAAGTCGTGCAGGAACGACTGTTGTTATGGCGACTCATGCTAAAGATATAGTAGATAATATGAGAAAAAGGGTTATAGCCATAGAAAAAGGAGTTATAGTGAGAGACGAGAAAAGGGGTGCGTACGGATATGAGGATTAG
- a CDS encoding transketolase: MKKNIEELKKVAQQVRKDIVMMLTESGSGHPGGSLSAVEILTTLYFNEMNVSPEKERDLDRDRFVLSKGHAAPVLYSVLARKGYFDVEELKKLRKIGSILQGHPNMNEVPGVDMSTGSLGQGVSAAVGMAIAGKLDKKDYRVYTLLGDGELEEGEVWEASMAAAQYKLDNLTAFVDYNGLQIDGPCKDVMSAEPIADKFVAFGWNVLEVDGHSFEELIDAIEKAKTVKGKPTMIVCKTVKGKGVSFMENQVGWHGNAPSMEQCEQALKEIGGEE, encoded by the coding sequence GTGAAAAAAAATATAGAAGAACTTAAAAAAGTAGCTCAGCAAGTTAGAAAAGATATTGTAATGATGCTAACTGAATCAGGTTCAGGACATCCAGGAGGTTCTTTATCTGCAGTAGAAATCTTAACAACATTGTATTTCAATGAAATGAATGTAAGTCCTGAAAAGGAAAGAGATTTAGATAGAGATAGATTTGTTCTTTCTAAGGGTCATGCTGCACCTGTATTGTATAGTGTGCTTGCAAGAAAGGGATATTTTGATGTTGAAGAATTAAAAAAGCTTAGAAAAATTGGATCAATTCTTCAAGGTCACCCTAATATGAATGAAGTACCAGGAGTAGATATGTCTACAGGATCATTAGGACAGGGAGTATCTGCAGCAGTTGGTATGGCTATAGCTGGAAAATTGGATAAAAAGGATTATAGAGTATATACATTACTTGGAGATGGAGAGCTAGAAGAAGGAGAAGTTTGGGAAGCATCAATGGCAGCAGCTCAATATAAACTAGATAATCTTACTGCTTTTGTTGATTATAATGGACTTCAGATAGATGGACCATGTAAAGATGTAATGTCAGCAGAACCTATTGCTGATAAATTTGTAGCTTTTGGATGGAATGTATTAGAAGTAGATGGCCATAGTTTTGAAGAATTAATTGATGCTATAGAAAAAGCTAAAACTGTAAAAGGAAAGCCAACAATGATAGTTTGTAAAACTGTAAAAGGTAAAGGTGTATCCTTTATGGAAAATCAAGTAGGCTGGCATGGAAATGCTCCAAGTATGGAACAATGCGAGCAGGCTTTAAAGGAAATTGGAGGTGAAGAATAA
- a CDS encoding germination lipoprotein GerS-related protein — MLLSGCKNNEDKSEKIIGNFKNLDSYSCDVDMKIQNDKQTVSYKGKQFYDKRYGYRFELEDNRIMVYKDNNIFVKDLKSGFKYSTDKNFDSVFKVSFIGEYIGLIYTNEKIKVSSKTIDNKKYEVISLDIPGNNKNISKANLYINADNEKPEYLSIYDWRDSEKIKVQYSKFDFNKELNKNLFVTE; from the coding sequence TTGTTATTATCAGGATGTAAGAATAATGAGGATAAATCAGAAAAAATTATTGGGAATTTTAAAAATCTAGATAGTTATAGCTGTGATGTGGATATGAAAATACAAAATGACAAGCAAACTGTGAGTTATAAAGGAAAACAATTTTATGATAAAAGATATGGATATAGATTTGAACTTGAAGATAATAGAATAATGGTGTACAAAGACAATAATATATTTGTAAAAGATTTGAAAAGTGGATTTAAGTATAGTACAGATAAAAATTTTGATAGTGTATTTAAAGTGAGCTTTATAGGTGAGTATATAGGCCTCATTTATACTAATGAAAAAATAAAAGTTTCTTCAAAAACTATAGATAATAAAAAGTATGAAGTTATATCTTTGGATATTCCAGGTAATAACAAAAATATTAGTAAAGCTAATTTGTATATAAATGCGGATAATGAAAAACCAGAATATTTAAGTATATATGATTGGAGAGATAGTGAAAAAATTAAAGTACAATATTCTAAATTTGATTTCAATAAAGAATTGAATAAGAATTTATTTGTTACAGAATAG
- a CDS encoding DUF6514 family protein, with product MIVENLVRTQKTEKMRYNYLYRLLKSKFSITYGIDTVEVQAYGIEIERQDFVEDKLVNIERDCVKSISTQRYKVHNLLKLLYDNCVSPIHLIEVLGENIDDYIVDFDKEIKYIAY from the coding sequence ATGATAGTAGAAAATCTGGTTAGAACTCAAAAGACAGAAAAAATGAGGTACAATTATTTATACAGGTTGCTAAAAAGTAAATTTTCAATAACATATGGAATAGATACCGTAGAGGTACAGGCATATGGAATTGAAATTGAAAGACAGGATTTTGTAGAGGATAAGTTAGTAAATATAGAAAGAGACTGTGTTAAAAGTATAAGTACTCAAAGGTATAAGGTTCATAATTTATTAAAATTGTTATATGATAATTGTGTATCACCTATACATTTAATTGAAGTGTTAGGTGAAAACATTGACGACTATATAGTTGATTTTGATAAAGAAATAAAATATATTGCTTATTAA
- a CDS encoding bifunctional ADP-dependent NAD(P)H-hydrate dehydratase/NAD(P)H-hydrate epimerase: MKIATSEIMRMIDSYCINELHIPGIVLMENAALKVVKNIDLDKYDSFCIVCTKGNNGGDGFAIARHLHILGKSVEIFLVGGKENMKPDCKINYDILKNMGIHINNVDNLEDINELRDCIERNQVTIDAIFGTGLSRNVEGIFESVISIINENSKYIISVDVPSGFDSNTGEILGKCIRANKTVSFELYKRGFLNYGTDKMTGKIITEKIGIPESAINKFHNNEFIMDRSMIKNNLVKRDKYCYKGDYGKVTIFAGSKGFTGAAYICSEGAVRSGAGLVTLCCHKEIQPILSSKLVEAMTVSFEEESRIEELIDKSDAIAIGPGMGNSENTLNILKNILNRAKNTVVIDADAINVLKNNLDILVHRNCEIILTPHLGEMSRITGLSVDYIKEHRLEVSQAFAKKNKVVILLKGYNTIITDGNSTIINPTGNSSMASGGMGDCLTGMIASFIGQGYNSMDSACISAFIHGYCGEILSKEMFCVNATHILNNVPFIIKELQE; this comes from the coding sequence TTGAAAATTGCAACGTCAGAAATAATGAGGATGATAGATAGTTATTGCATAAATGAATTACATATACCTGGAATTGTTTTAATGGAAAATGCAGCTTTAAAAGTTGTAAAAAATATAGATTTGGATAAGTATGATAGTTTTTGTATAGTGTGTACTAAAGGGAATAATGGTGGAGATGGATTTGCTATAGCAAGACACTTACATATTTTGGGCAAAAGTGTAGAGATATTTTTAGTAGGTGGAAAAGAAAATATGAAACCTGACTGTAAAATTAATTATGATATATTGAAGAATATGGGTATTCATATTAATAATGTAGATAATTTGGAGGACATTAATGAATTAAGAGATTGTATAGAAAGAAACCAAGTAACCATAGATGCTATTTTTGGAACTGGATTGTCAAGAAATGTGGAAGGTATATTTGAGTCAGTTATATCTATAATTAATGAAAATAGCAAGTACATTATTTCAGTAGATGTTCCATCAGGTTTTGATAGTAATACAGGGGAAATATTAGGTAAATGTATAAGGGCTAATAAAACTGTATCTTTTGAACTATATAAAAGAGGTTTTTTAAACTATGGAACAGACAAAATGACAGGAAAAATAATTACAGAGAAAATAGGAATACCAGAGAGTGCTATAAATAAATTTCATAATAATGAATTTATTATGGATAGAAGCATGATAAAGAATAACTTGGTAAAAAGAGATAAGTATTGTTACAAGGGTGATTATGGAAAGGTTACTATATTTGCAGGATCAAAAGGATTTACTGGAGCAGCGTATATTTGCTCAGAAGGGGCTGTGAGAAGTGGAGCTGGTCTTGTAACGCTATGTTGTCATAAAGAAATTCAACCTATATTAAGCTCCAAGTTAGTAGAAGCTATGACTGTTTCTTTTGAAGAAGAAAGTAGAATTGAAGAACTTATAGATAAAAGTGATGCTATAGCTATAGGACCAGGGATGGGAAATAGTGAAAATACACTTAATATATTGAAGAATATTTTAAACAGAGCTAAAAATACAGTGGTTATAGATGCAGATGCTATAAATGTACTTAAAAATAATTTAGATATTTTAGTGCATAGAAATTGTGAAATTATTTTAACCCCTCATTTAGGAGAAATGTCAAGAATAACAGGTTTGTCTGTAGATTATATAAAAGAGCACAGATTAGAGGTATCTCAGGCTTTTGCTAAGAAGAATAAAGTTGTAATACTTTTGAAAGGATATAACACTATAATTACAGATGGTAATAGTACTATAATTAATCCTACAGGAAATAGTTCTATGGCTTCAGGAGGAATGGGGGATTGTCTTACAGGTATGATAGCTTCATTCATAGGACAAGGATATAATAGCATGGATTCAGCTTGTATATCAGCTTTTATTCATGGATATTGTGGGGAGATATTGTCAAAAGAAATGTTTTGTGTAAATGCTACACATATATTAAATAACGTACCATTTATAATTAAAGAATTACAAGAATAG
- the alr gene encoding alanine racemase: MFKNFRPTWVEVDLDNLTYNMKSIRKKSKSKELIGVVKADAYGHGALEVAPILLENGATRLAVAVLSEGVELRKSGISCHIMILGLTPNTLMDDLLEYDIEPAVTSYEYASELSKAAQAKDKVAKIHVALDTGMGRIGFLPNENSIEEVCKISKLPNIEIESLFSHFCTADEMDKDYSHKQFEKYNYFYGKLQEKGVKMNMRDIANSAAIMELPETHYEGTRPGIILYGYYPSTEVDKKMLDIKPVMTWKANIMHIKTLEKGEYIGYGRKFRTERKSVIATLPLGYADGYTRMLSGKAKVIVNGKFAPVVGNICMDQCMIDITEIENVKVGDEVILMGSDGTLKFDADDMAPMLGTINYELLCMISKRVPRVYIKDGKITKVKNYI; this comes from the coding sequence ATGTTTAAAAATTTTAGACCTACATGGGTAGAGGTTGACTTGGATAATCTTACATATAACATGAAAAGTATTAGAAAAAAATCAAAAAGCAAAGAGCTAATAGGTGTTGTAAAAGCTGATGCTTATGGTCATGGTGCTTTAGAAGTAGCCCCTATACTTTTAGAAAATGGTGCTACAAGACTAGCTGTAGCTGTATTAAGTGAAGGTGTTGAATTGAGAAAAAGCGGAATTTCCTGTCATATAATGATATTGGGACTTACACCAAATACACTAATGGATGATCTACTAGAATATGATATAGAACCGGCAGTAACTTCTTATGAGTATGCTAGTGAGTTATCTAAAGCAGCACAAGCAAAAGATAAAGTTGCTAAGATACATGTTGCATTAGATACTGGTATGGGTAGAATTGGATTTTTACCTAACGAAAATAGCATAGAAGAGGTATGCAAAATAAGCAAACTTCCTAATATTGAAATAGAAAGTCTATTCTCACATTTTTGCACTGCTGATGAAATGGACAAGGATTATTCTCATAAACAGTTTGAAAAGTACAATTACTTCTATGGAAAGCTGCAAGAAAAAGGTGTAAAAATGAATATGAGAGATATAGCTAATAGTGCGGCAATAATGGAATTACCAGAAACACATTATGAGGGGACAAGACCTGGAATAATACTTTATGGATACTATCCATCAACAGAAGTTGATAAGAAAATGTTAGATATAAAACCAGTTATGACGTGGAAAGCGAATATAATGCACATAAAAACTCTTGAAAAGGGTGAATATATAGGATATGGAAGAAAATTTAGAACTGAAAGAAAAAGTGTTATTGCTACATTGCCATTAGGGTATGCAGATGGATATACTAGAATGCTATCTGGAAAAGCAAAAGTTATAGTTAATGGAAAGTTTGCACCAGTAGTAGGAAACATATGTATGGATCAATGTATGATAGATATTACTGAAATAGAAAATGTAAAAGTAGGAGACGAAGTAATACTTATGGGAAGTGATGGGACACTTAAATTTGACGCTGATGACATGGCACCAATGTTAGGAACTATCAATTATGAATTATTGTGCATGATAAGTAAAAGAGTTCCTAGAGTTTATATTAAAGATGGAAAAATTACGAAGGTTAAAAACTATATATAG
- the ftsX gene encoding permease-like cell division protein FtsX: MRISTIKFSIVDALKSLKRNKTISSAAAATVAATLFILGVFWLTIQNVNQGILEVESRVEVKVILKDNITMLQQRDIEKKIKDVDGVEDVSYETKAQAIEKFRKQLGEQNKGLLDGLDKDNPMPNSYIIKVQKPEVVSNVVSGIKGMPGIDEIKDGRDIVNKIITITRTIKWVGSVMFVILMGVSLFLIGNTIKLTVYSRRREIGIMKYIGATDWFIRWPFIIEGMIIGVAGGIVADIILYYAYRMAYAKVSSGLVMIQLVEPQYVLINILGLFILVGMIIGAAGSISSIRKFLDV; this comes from the coding sequence ATGAGGATTAGTACAATTAAGTTCTCTATAGTAGATGCTTTAAAAAGCTTAAAGAGAAATAAAACTATAAGTAGTGCAGCAGCAGCAACTGTTGCAGCAACTCTTTTCATATTGGGAGTTTTCTGGCTTACTATACAAAATGTTAATCAAGGAATACTTGAAGTAGAGTCAAGAGTAGAAGTAAAAGTTATATTGAAAGATAATATAACTATGTTACAGCAAAGGGATATAGAAAAGAAGATAAAAGATGTAGATGGAGTAGAAGATGTTAGCTATGAAACTAAAGCTCAGGCTATAGAAAAATTTAGAAAGCAATTAGGGGAGCAAAATAAAGGATTACTGGACGGATTAGATAAGGATAATCCTATGCCTAATTCATACATAATAAAGGTTCAGAAGCCAGAAGTAGTATCTAATGTTGTAAGTGGAATAAAAGGTATGCCAGGCATAGATGAAATAAAAGATGGCAGAGATATTGTAAATAAGATTATAACAATAACAAGAACTATAAAATGGGTTGGAAGTGTAATGTTTGTAATATTAATGGGAGTTTCATTATTCTTAATAGGGAATACTATAAAGCTTACAGTATATTCAAGAAGAAGAGAAATAGGTATAATGAAATATATAGGGGCTACAGATTGGTTTATAAGGTGGCCATTTATAATTGAAGGTATGATAATTGGAGTCGCAGGTGGTATAGTAGCGGATATAATTTTATATTATGCTTATAGAATGGCTTATGCAAAAGTTTCATCAGGGTTAGTTATGATTCAATTAGTTGAACCTCAATATGTTTTAATTAACATTCTTGGCTTATTCATATTAGTAGGTATGATTATAGGAGCGGCAGGCAGTATTTCTTCTATAAGAAAGTTTTTAGATGTTTAA